Proteins co-encoded in one Pieris napi chromosome 10, ilPieNapi1.2, whole genome shotgun sequence genomic window:
- the LOC125053213 gene encoding aminopeptidase N-like, with protein sequence MLFFTILLFISTTKAYVLEEECLNYTIYPAQYELTIIPHIFKDGTSYYDCDLLITVIANAPNVNIIELDAKELEIKSGSIKVLDGVTDIVNQHRPYEFDNKKGKLFIYLREPMKQYSASRTQYIIRVSFVKYVHLDSEGVFIVPYKGDDGKEAYLYTTRLSPTKAKYFFPCFNNPEFEAVFKLRVYVAPPRPGIQFCNTTLVIAKELNRQNFKDDSYGIIEYIPSPQIGVHQVGFHHSQFSNREVKIGEDALIFWSRSSQLPYLSFILQFGENLIHMIHKYSMIKRPLVSGPINIVAVPKNLNGYEIGSWNLLTNSETKLAYINEYTSVKQMEEMMFELSQQLSRIWLGNPGELKRTRWIEEWFKEGVATYFAYYYLTQYNHGGMKPISRIPLSMYGQQMKQRAMAVDWHHSTPALISFNRTLAVEIPNRYKELVTMKTASILWMVENWLGSEKFHQALIKYINLRRGRFISITDFMISLDQDTVECMHQFFNGTTASRVLSSWFYQSGYPVVYVNVLRDRTPNAVQLKQRQFSFNDLNRLESNYLIPISYIVQNNENCYNCHQPRFTIGSQTYTFGENLNGGWIILNRNSAGYYRVNYDDTTWKLIAKTLKENRHAIDELNRAQIVNDIFALYAAGDVSEDIALDVLEFLNMELSSVVWDSVVSGFELLKTDGAHMTKINYEEWQAFMRQKVSTIYKRLMDDIERRPEIRLFRSNIIEFACSIIHQPCISDMWRVYGDYKEGRLRLDPDFRAACYYVVLNDVNGNLAAENFNDFENEDKTRAEHALREENRFLYRVPIGHPRPLPIKMSTTTTTEAPTTIKVADCNGTKKNLIPVVLLSFAFLTSISI encoded by the exons ATGTTGTTCTTCACTATTTTGTTGTTCATTTCTACAACCAAAGCGTACGTTTTGGAAGAAGAATGTTTGAATTACACAATTTATCCCGCGCAATATGAGCTTACGATAATACCGCATATATTTAAAGATGGAACATCATATTACGATtgtgatttattaataacggTAATAGCAAATGCGCCAAATGTGAATATTATTGAGTTGGATGCAAAGGAGTTAGAGATAAAGAGTGGTTCGATAAAAGTTTTGGATGGTGTAACGGATATTGTTAATCAACACAGACCATACGagtttgataataaaaagggaaaattgtttatttatttgaggGAACCGATGAAACAATACAGTGCAAGTAGAACTCAGTATATAATAAGAGTGTCTTTTGTGAAATACGTTCATTTGGATAGCGAAGGTGTATTTATTGTTCCTTATAAAGGAGACGACGGGAAAGAAGC ATATCTATATACTACCCGATTATCTCCAACCAAAGCTAAATATTTCTTCCCTTGCTTCAACAATCCAGAATTTGAAGCTGTATTCAAGTTAAGGGTGTATGTTGCACCGCCACGGCCGGGTATCCAGTTCTGTAATACAACATTAGTCATCGCAAAAGAGTTAAACAGACAGAA CTTCAAAGACGACAGCTATGGTATCATCGAATACATTCCATCACCGCAAATCGGCGTTCATCAAGTTGGCTTCCATCACTCACAATTCAGCAACCGTGAGGTCAAAATTGGCGAAGATGCCTTGATCTTCTGGTCTAGATCGTCTCAATTACCATACCTATCATTTATATTGCAATTTGGAGAAAATCTTATTCATATGATCCACAAATACTCAATGATTAAGAGGCCGCTCGTGAGTGGACCGATAAATATCGTGGCGGTACCTAAGAATCTTAATGGATATGAGATTGGAAGCTGGAATCTTTTGACTAATAG tgaaacaaaattagcatatataaatgaatacacAAGCGTGAAACAAATGGAGGAAATGATGTTTGAATTATCCCAGCAATTGAGCAGGATATGGTTGGGAAATCCTGGAGAATTAAAAAGGACTAGGTGGATTGAAGAATGGTTCAAAGAAGGTGTCGCTACATATTTCGCTTATTACTATCTGACGCag TACAATCATGGAGGAATGAAACCAATAAGTCGTATTCCACTATCGATGTACGGTCAGCAGATGAAGCAGCGAGCGATGGCCGTAGACTGGCACCACTCAACTCCAGCGCTTATATCTTTTAATAGAACCTTAGCTGTAGAAATTCCCAACAGATATAAGGAATTGGTGACAATGAAGACTGCATCAATACTGTGGATGGTTGAAAACTGGTTGGGCTCGGAAAAATTCCATCAAGCTTTGATCAAATATATCAATTTACG GAGAGGGCGCTTCATCTCAATCACTGACTTCATGATAAGCTTAGACCAAGATACCGTTGAGTGTATGCATCAGTTCTTCAATGGAACAACAGCGTCCCGGGTGCTGAGTTCCTGGTTTTACCAATCCGGATATCCCGTTGTTTATGTCAATGTGCTCAGAGATAGGACTCCAAATGCAGTACAGTTAAAGcaa AGACAATTCAGTTTTAATGACTTGAACCGCTTGGAATCTAACTATCTAATACCGATTTCGTATATCGTACAAAACAATGAAAACTGCTACAACTGTCACCAGCCACGCTTCACTATCGGCAGTCAGACCTACACATTTGGAGAGAACTTGAATGGCGGTTGGATTATTCTTAATAGGAATTCGGCGG GTTACTATAGGGTTAATTACGATGACACAACTTGGAAACTCATTGCCAAAACACTCAAGGAAAATAGACATGCAATTGATGAATTGAACAGAGCTCAA ATTGTCAACGATATATTCGCGCTGTACGCAGCTGGTGATGTCAGTGAAGATATAGCGCTTGATGTATTGGAGTTTCTAAACATGGAACTAAGTAGTGTAGTATGGGACTCAGTTGTTAGCGGGTTTGAGCTTCTTAAAACAGATGGCGCTCATATGACTAAGATCAACTATGAGGAGTGGCag GCTTTTATGCGCCAAAAAGTATCAACGATATATAAACGACTTATGGACGATATCGAACGAAGGCCGGAAATAAGGCTCTTTAGGAGCAATATAATAGAGTTCGCTTGCTCTATCATACATCAACCCTGTATAAGTGATATGTGGAGGGTCTATGGGGATTATAAGGAAGGAAGATTGCG ATTGGATCCTGACTTCCGAGCTGCGTGTTATTATGTAGTATTGAATGATGTCAATGGTAATTTAGCTGCAGAGAACTTCAACGATTTTGAGAATGAGGACAAGACTAGAGCTGAACATGCATT ACGTGAAGAGAACAGGTTCTTATACCGAGTTCCTATAGGTCATCCGAGACCACTGCCTATTAAAATGTCAACTACCACAACAACGGAG GCACCAACAACCATCAAAGTAGCAGATTGTAATGGCACGAAGAAAAATTTGATTCCCGTAGTATTATTAAGTTTTGCGTTCCTTACTAGTATAAGtatatga